The nucleotide window GGCTGCGGCAAAGGCGGCTGCCACGCAAGGCATAGCTAACCCAGCACCCTCGAATGGCTTTCCGAGCCCTTCTCCGTCGCACGCGCAGCAATCTACAGAGGCCGATCACGACGACAGCCACGATGAGCATCTGGAGGAGTTCAATAATCGCAGAGATTCGCGGGCATCGAATATCCACGAGAACGGCTTTGCGCAAGGGGCGACTACAAGTTCTAAAAAGtccaagaaaaagaagaaaaagagccaTGCTGGTCAAAATGCAGCTGAACTGCCAAACAGTCCTCAGCATGACACCTATGTCCCTGCGCCCCAACTGTCCCAACATCCGCGCCCGGGCATATCAAAGGAAAAGATTTGGAACACCAGCTCtcaggaggagagggagcggATCAAAGAATTCTGGCTGGGGTTGAGCGAGACAGAACGCAAGGAGCTGGTTAGGGTCGAGAAGGATGCTGTGctcaagaagatgaaggagcagcagaagcaCACATGCAGTTGCACTGTGTGTGGGAGGAAGCGGACGGCCATCgaagaggagctggagggcCTTTACGATGCTTACTACGAGGAATTGGAACAGTACGCAAACCATCCCAATCAGGGCGAAGCGCCTCCGATGTTGGGGCGACGCCCCTCGTTCGGCTCCATGACAGGCATGCGCCCGCGTGGCCTCCCGACAAGCTATCCAAGTCACCATCAGCCCTCACATGCGCAAATCGTCGACCATGGtgccgaagaagatgacgaggaggaagaggttgaggaagagTACAGCGAGGATGAGCAGGACGAGGATGACTATAGTGATGATGAGCCTTCAGAAGAACTGCACCGATCCGACTACCCGGCAgacttttttaatttcggAAATAGCCTGACTGTGCAGGGTAGGGACAGATTCCCCATTCTTCCGTCTTTTCTACAGAGTATTCCCTCTCCGGGGACTAGCAATAACGCTTATGGCTCATCTTCTTTAGGCGGGATCCTAACCGTTGCCGACGACCTGCTGAAGAATGACGGCAAAAAGTTCATCGAAATGATGGAGCAACTCGCCGAGCGACGCATGGCTCGCGAGGAGGATGCGAGGGACCAGTTCGGTAGCCCCTTTTCTCACTCCGCCGGCGACCGCAATGCCCATTATCACCCCCCGGCCGATGATGAGGTAGACGACGAAGAATACGACGAGGattatgatgatgacgaggaggaagagtacgACAGTCAAGATGAAGAGGTATGGGTTCTACGTGTCGCACCGTTTGGGGGAGTGTTGAGACATTAATCTGTTATCTAGGAAACCATGACCGAGGAGCAGCGTATGGAAGAAGGCCGCCGGATGTTTCAGATTTTTGCCGCCAGGATGTTCGAGCAGCGGGTACTTACTGCGTACCGTGAAAAGGTGGCTAGGGAACGGCAAAACATGCTGCTCGAGGAACTAGCCGACGAGAAAAGACGAAGCGAAGAACGCCTGGTCAAAAAGCAGAAGGAAgcccaaaagaagaaggaacggCAGGCGAGGAAAAAAGAGCTTCAGGCTGAAGAGAAGGCACGCcgtgaagaggaaaagatgGCTGAGGAGAAAGCGAAGAAAGCCGAGGAGGACCGGCAAAAAGAACAGAGAAggcaaaaagaagaggaaaagaggaaacaGAAAGAGGCTCaaaagaaggcggaggaagaggaacgaAGGCGTAAGGAAGCTGAACGCCAACGACGCAATCATGAGCGGGAGGAGAACGAGCGCAAAGCGCGAGAGCTTAAGGAGCGGGAGAAGAAAGCACGCGAAGAAGCGCGTCTtaaagagaaggaggcccGTGAACAAAAGGAACGTGAGGCAAAGGAACAAAAGGAGCGGCAGGAGCGGCAGGAGCGGCAGGAGCgcgagaagagggaaagggaggcCAAAGCCAAGGCGGAGATGGAGGCCGCGAAGGCGGCCAAGGATAAGTCAAAGCAGGAAGACCGAGCAGCGCAGAAGGCTGCGGCTCTCGCAACCACCGCGCCTGTGCCCATCACTCTGCCCAAGAGGCCTGCTCAGCCGATCCAGACTTCTGTGCCGGCTGCAGTACCAGCCTTACCGCAACAACCTGCAGCATATGCCTCGCCTGTCATTCCCGTCGCCACCCCAGCGTTTCCAAAGGTGCCAGCCCCCGCTCAGAGTCGTCAAATACATCAGCAAGAGAGTGTCACAACTTCTTCAGGACCAACATCTCAGCCAGGATCAGCCGTTAGCCAAAATCCTTCTCCGCACACATTAACACCAATACTTACAAGTCCTGGTCCCGTGAAACCACCCAGCAAGTCCGGGGTTGCTGTGAGCGGGACACAAAACAGTGGGGTACAGTTACCGTCCCCCGCCCCTTCCACGACCGTCAACGCGGGCTCCAAACCACTTCAATCCCAGGCAAATCCCTTTGGCGGCCCCTCGATGAACATGCCATTCCAACCAACTCCTCAGCCCCCGCCTGGTTTCAGCAACCACATGCAACCCCAATATCCTCCTTTCTACAACCCTGCCAACAGCTACAA belongs to Neurospora crassa OR74A linkage group IV, whole genome shotgun sequence and includes:
- a CDS encoding stress response protein nst-1, with translation MKGNSRHPSVPPPPLAPQSPTSKATAKYTNKDGSKFITVPKGSTPADSAQPSPTITTAANAAPGPQSASTSHTQGHGLGQAEGQVQPVNKKKAKRRQKAAAKAAATQGIANPAPSNGFPSPSPSHAQQSTEADHDDSHDEHLEEFNNRRDSRASNIHENGFAQGATTSSKKSKKKKKKSHAGQNAAELPNSPQHDTYVPAPQLSQHPRPGISKEKIWNTSSQEERERIKEFWLGLSETERKELVRVEKDAVLKKMKEQQKHTCSCTVCGRKRTAIEEELEGLYDAYYEELEQYANHPNQGEAPPMLGRRPSFGSMTGMRPRGLPTSYPSHHQPSHAQIVDHGAEEDDEEEEVEEEYSEDEQDEDDYSDDEPSEELHRSDYPADFFNFGNSLTVQGGILTVADDLLKNDGKKFIEMMEQLAERRMAREEDARDQFGSPFSHSAGDRNAHYHPPADDEVDDEEYDEDYDDDEEEEYDSQDEEETMTEEQRMEEGRRMFQIFAARMFEQRVLTAYREKVARERQNMLLEELADEKRRSEERLVKKQKEAQKKKERQARKKELQAEEKARREEEKMAEEKAKKAEEDRQKEQRRQKEEEKRKQKEAQKKAEEEERRRKEAERQRRNHEREENERKARELKEREKKAREEARLKEKEAREQKEREAKEQKERQERQERQEREKREREAKAKAEMEAAKAAKDKSKQEDRAAQKAAALATTAPVPITLPKRPAQPIQTSVPAAVPALPQQPAAYASPVIPVATPAFPKVPAPAQSRQIHQQESVTTSSGPTSQPGSAVSQNPSPHTLTPILTSPGPVKPPSKSGVAVSGTQNSGVQLPSPAPSTTVNAGSKPLQSQANPFGGPSMNMPFQPTPQPPPGFSNHMQPQYPPFYNPANSYNRVAPGMMAAPPGFSAPLGGRAMSMHSPGFPGPLDSPVSSFAGLPAGLSSLLGKDNVPSHTRQGSGSFEIGPVSSSSQPISRPTPIGRPASVVHGQRRSPEFSTNGTDQAEQEVHLGSSALLEPDDTQQDFPARSHFGLLGTSAPGVRSAPGFGGGPFGMETGFSLPHQNSPWNPVPPLQHNPFVPPPPGFPSSSHHGPWSQAAPPGIMGRNPSIVERSAPWSVTLRKSLCAVCEDLGAGGSSSYDGFIPLGEIMAHMKQFTVNEKEVLDICDTEGNPSNGGGSFIVRDPLSPSGSPLIRYVPDDDASRAPYGPIKHPGDIGSPIVGSGSFHVGS